NNNNNNNNNNNNNNNNNNNNNNNNNNNNNNNNNNNNNNNNNNNNNNNNNNNNNNNNNNNNNNNNNNNNNNNNNNNNNNNNNNNNNNNNNNNNNNNNNNNNNNNNNNNNNNNNNNNNNNNNNNNNNNNNNNNNNNNNNNNNNNNNNNNNNNNNNNNNNNNNNNNNNNNNNNNNNNNNNNNNNNNNNNNNNNNNNNNNNNNNNNNNNNNNNNNNNNNNNNNNNNNNNNNNNNNNNNNNNNNNNNNNNNNNNNNNNNNNNNNNNNNNNNNNNNNNNNNNNNNNNNNNNNNNNNNNNNNNNNNNNNNNNNNNNNNNNNNNNNNNNNNNNNNNNNNNNNNNNNNNNNNNNNNNNNNNNNNNNNNNNNNNNNNNNNNNNNNNNNNNNNNNNNNNNNNNNNNNNNNNNNNNNNNNNNNNNNNNNNNNNNNNNNNNNNNNNNNNNNNNNNNNNNNNNNNNNNNNNNNNNNNNNNNNNNNNNNNNNNNNNNNNNNNNNNNNNNNNNNNNNNNNNNNNNNNNNNNNNNNNNNNNNNNNNNNNNNNNNNNNNNNNNNNNNNNNNNNNNNNNNNNNNNNNNNNNNNNNNNNNNNNNNNNNNNNNNNNNNNNNNNNNNNNNNNNNNNNNNNNNNNNNNNNNNNNNNNNNNNNNNNNNNNNNNNNNNNNNNNNNNNNNNNNNNNNNNNNNNNNNNNNNNNNNNNNNNNNNNNNNNNNNNNNNNNNNNNNNNNNNNNNNNNNNNNNNNNNNNNNNNNNNNNNNNNNNNNNNNNNNNNNNNNNNNNNNNNNNNNNNNNNNNNNNNNNNNNNNNNNNNNNNNNNNNNNNNNNNNNNNNNNNNNNNNNNNNNNNNNNNNNNNNNNNNNNNNNNNNNNNNNNNNNNNNNNNNNNNNNNNNNNNNNNNNNNNNNNNNNNNNNNNNNNNNNNNNNNNNNNNNNNNNNNNNNNNNNNNNNNNNNNNNNNNNNNNNNNNNNNNNNNNNNNNNNNNNNNNNNNNNNNNNNNNNNNNNNNNNNNNNNNNNNNNNNNNNNNNNNNNNNNNNNNNNNNNNNNNNNNNNNNNNNNNNNNNNNNNNNNNNNNNNNNNNNNNNNNNNNNNNNNNNNNNNNNNNNNNNNNNNNNNNNNNNNNNNNNNNNNNNNNNNNNNNNNNNNNNNNNNNNNNNNNNNNNNNNNNNNNNNNNNNNNNNNNNNNNNNNNNNNNNNNNNNNNNNNNNNNNNNNNNNNNNNNNNNNNNNNNNNNNNNNNNNNNNNNNNNNNNNNNNNNNNNNNNNNNNNNNNNNNNNNNNNNNNNNNNNNNNNNNNNNNNNNNNNNNNNNNNNNNNNNNNNNNNNNNNNNNNNNNNNNNNNNNNNNNNNNNNNNNNNNNNNNNNNNNNNNNNNNNNNNNNNNNNNNNNNNNNNNNNNNNNNNNNNNNNNNNNNNNNNNNNNNNNNNNNNNNNNNNNNNNNNNNNNNNNNNNNNNNNNNNNNNNNNNNNNNNNNNNNNNNNNNNNNNNNNNNNNNNNNNNNNNNNNNNNNNNNNNNNNNNNNNNNNNNNNNNNNNNNNNNNNNNNNNNNNNNNNNNNNNNNNNNNNNNNNNNNNNNNNNNNNNNNNNNNNNNNNNNNNNNNNNNNNNNNNNNNNNNNNNNNNNNNNNNNNNNNNNNNNNNNNNNNNNNNNNNNNNNNNNNNNNNNNNNNNNNNNNNNNNNNNNNNNNNNNNNNNNNNNNNNNNNNNNNNNNNNNNNNNNNNNNNNNNNNNNNNNNNNNNNNNNNNNNNNNNNNNNNNNNNNNNNNNNNNNNNNNNNNNNNNNNNNNNNNNNNNNNNNNNNNNNNNNNNNNNNNNNNNNNNNNNNNNNNNNNNNNNNNNNNNNNNNNNNNNNNNNNNNNNNNNNNNNNNNNNNNNNNNNNNNNNNNNNNNNNNNNNNNNNNNNNNNNNNNNNNNNNNNNNNNNNNNNNNNNNNNNNNNNNNNNNNNNNNNNNNNNNNNNNNNNNNNNNNNNNNNNNNNNNNNNNNNNNNNNNNNNNNNNNNNNNNNNNNNNNNNNNNNNNNNNNNNNNNNNNNNNNNNNNNNNNNNNNNNNNNNNNNNNNNNNNNNNNNNNNNNNNNNNNNNNNNNNNNNNNNNNNNNNNNNNNNNNNNNNNNNNNNNNNNNNNNNNNNNNNNNNNNNNNNNNNNNNNNNNNNNNNNNNNNNNNNNNNNNNNNNNNNNNNNNNNNNNNNNNNNNNNNNNNNNNNNNNNNNNNNNNNNNNNNNNNNNNNNNNNNNNNNNNNNNNNNNNNNNNNNNNNNNNNNNNNNNNNNNNNNNNNNNNNNNNNNNNNNNNNNNNNNNNNNNNNNNNNNNNNNNNNNNNNNNNNNNNNNNNNNNNNNNNNNNNNNNNNNNNNNNNNNNNNNNNNNNNNNNNNNNNNNNNNNNNNNNNNNNNNNNNNNNNNNNNNNNNNNNNNNNNNNNNNNNNNNNNNNNNNNNNNNNNNNNNNNNNNNNNNNNNNNNNNNNNNNNNNNNNNNNNNNNNNNNNNNNNNNNNNNNNNNNNNNNNNNNNNNNNNNNNNNNNNNNNNNNNNNNNNGACCTCGCACCTCTTGGACCGGACGACCGTGACCAGACGAGCCCCTCCATCACTCCGAACCctgacccgaaccgtccggtaaccgacctaccgaacataaataaaaaaattacacttGTCCTCTGTAATTTTTTTAAGAAACAATGTGACAATAAACTGGAAAGAGTTTCCAACGATTCTTAACTGCTACTAACGCTATTTAAATAAGATTTTGGAACCTTGATGAAGTCACGAAGTGATGAAGCGTTGAAGAAAATATACAAAGAAAAAGATGTATCAACTCTAAGAATTTCTTCATTGTTCTCTTCATCCCTTAAGTTCTTGTTTATGgacagaaagaaaaataatttataatataaaaaattattatatattcaTATTTAAATCATATCCTTATAATTTTAAGAATAATTCATTCTCATTTGAGATATTTTAGAACTACATTTAAGAATCAATTATGGTTTCAAAACTAAGTTATTATATTTTTGAACTTTTCAACTTGTGTACAAACTATGAATCTTTgtacttcaaattttttttatatatataaattgatCTAATAGTGATATGCAGTCTCAACATGCTTGATAAATGAATATCTAAGCTTTTTATATGGTGAAAGTATATAATCTAAGTTTTACCAAAGTTAAGAGAATATATAAAGTTCTTAGATTTTTTGAATTCAATCTGAGTCTTACTTAAGAaggataaaaaaaatctaaagttCTTAAGTTAATCATGCTACACTTTAGATTTTAGGTCATGGATTTTCAGTCAAGTTTAAAATTTGTGACCTAAAAATCCAGTATAATTCAAACtttcttggtttttttttttgttagaaatATGCAAACCATTCCTACATTTGGTCTGAATTTCTTTTTGTtgattagatcaaatcaaaattAGATTCCTAATTACTTTCATGAATCTTTTATGTAAATAGAATTAAttataaatctttttttttttggtttagcttAATTTAGAGATTTTATGATTAgaatctttcctttattttaggctagtatttttccctgttttctattttctagttatttctatttctatAATTTCTCTATAAAGAGGATGATTCCTTGTACATTTGATAGAATAATATATTCAAACACTTCAACTTGGTATCAGAGTAGGAAATCTACACTATGCCTCTGATTTATAGCATGGCTGACAGTTTCTCAGTCATTAATATTAAACAGAAGGAGAACACCACTCCTACTCCATCAAATTTAAAATCTGAGTAACGGGTATTAGTTAGTGGTGACTCCCATTCAGTTCAGATCACCACATTTTGATTTAATGGGTCAAACTATCTTAGGTAGTCTCAATTAGTTCAGATATATATTCGTGGAAGAGGAAAGATTGGATATCTCATCGATGAGCGAAGCCAGCCTAACATCATTGACCCACAATATAATGTGTCAGATATCGAAAATTCCATGGTGATAACATGGTTGCTGAACTCAATGGAGGAGGATATCAATAGTAACTACATGTACTATACCACTGCCAAAGAATTATGGGATAGTGTCAAGGAGATGTACTCTGGCTAATCTTGGGATTTATGAACTTACTCTAAAAGCTAGAGAAATTCAACAAGGGAGTGAAAATGTCACCAAATATTTTCACACATTAAAGCAGGTATGGCAGGATCTTGACCACTTCAATAACTACAAGTGGAATTCTGCCGTTGATGCCAAACACCACCAACAAACAGTGGAAGAAGGGAGGATATTCCAGTTTTTTGCAGGCCTCAACGTGGAGCTAGATGAAGTTCGTGGCAGAATTATTGGAAGAGCAATCCTACCCTCAATTGGAGAAGTATTTGCTGAAGTTAGAAGAGAGGAAACTCGTAAAGTTGTGATGATGGAAAAGGCAAAACTGAACAGACTTCTTTGGAGTCTAATGCACTCTTAGTGGGACCTGCTGCACTTAAAAGTTCATCAAATCAGAAGTACCCCTCCAATCTTTGGTGTGACCACTGCAATAAATCTCGTCACACCCGAAAAACCTACTGGAAGATTCTTGTAAATCCAACACATTTTAAAGGCAGCATACCTAGTCCCAAAATACATTCTACCCCAACTGCTCATGAGGCTAAAAAATCATCATTGACTAAGGAATAGGTTGAGCAGCTCataaggttgttaaattccagtTCTGTGTCTAGTACTCCTAGTGATTTTTTGTCTCAAATAGGTAATTTTAGTAGTCCTATGTCCCTTAACTGCACCTCAAACTTGAATGCACCATGGATTGTCGATTCAAGTGCATCTGACCATATGACCAGCCTCTCCCCTTTACTTAAAACTTATTCTCTTTTGAAAATGAGAAAAGTAGAATTGCTGATGGTAGTTTTTCATCTATTACTGGAAAAGATACAATTAAATTGTCCAAAAATATTGACCTAAGAAATGTCCTACATGTACCAAAACTTTCTTGTAATCTTCTCTCTATTAGTAAAATCTGCAAGGATCCCAATTGTGCTGTGACATTCTTTGACACTCATGGTATTTTTCATAATCGGATCTCAAAAAAGATGATTGGCAGTGCTAAGATGATGGATGGGTTTGATCACTTTGAGGATATTTTGGAAGATACAATAGCTCAAAGATTTAGTGGTATAAGTTCTATGCCTATAAAGGACCAAATAATGCTCTTGCACAATAGAATAGGATACCCTAGTTTTCCATATCTCAAACATTTGTTTCCAAGTTTGTTTAAGAAACAATTGCAAAACAAGATGTGAAAACAAATTCTGAAATTGTGCCCGAATTAGTTGGAATccaaacagaaaaagaaatacCACAATCAGAAAATGAGCTTCAATGTTATGTTCAAAAATATCCCCAAAAGACTAGAGACTAGCCCATCATTTCTGTACCAGCCTAATCTGAAAACCCGGAAGACGGCCCAGCTGTAGTACTTCAGGAACTTCCAAGTAAATCTGAAATTGTCACTTTTAATAATAACTTGCCAATAGCTCTTAGGAAAGAAACCAGAACCTGCACCAAAAAAGTACTCAACCAGCACCAACCGTCCTATTTTTAATTATGTCTCTTACCAAAATCTCTCTCAAAAATATCGAGCTTTTACTTCTAAAATTACAAATCTGTTTGAACCTAGAAACATAGAGAAAGCACTAGATGATCCCAACTGAAAATTAGTAGTGATGAAAGAGTGGCATGCACTCAAGAAGAATGAAATTTGGGAGATTGTAGATCTGCCACAGAATACAAAATTGGTTGGCTACAGGTGAGTTTTTACCATCAAGTGCAATGCTGATGGAAGCATAGAGAGGAATAAGGCTAGGTTAGTAGCTAGGGAATTTACACAAACCTATGAAGTAGACTATCGAGAGACTTTTGCTCCAGTTGTTAAACTCAGCTCTGTGCAGATTCTCTTATCTCTTGCTGCGAATTACAATTGACTTTTAATTGGATATAAAAAATGCTTTCTTGAATGAGGAGCTAGATGTTCATGAAACTTCCACTTGGATTTGAGGCTGAACTAAAGAAGAATAAAGCGTGCAAGCTAAAGAAATCTCTCTTTGGGATTGAAACAATCCCCAAGAGTTTGGTTTGAATGACTTAGAATGGTGGTAAAGGGACTTGGTTATACTCAAAGACAAGTTGACCATACACTTTTTTATAAACATTCAGCAGCTAATAAAACTGCCATCTTAATtgtatatgtggatgacattattCTGATAGGTGATGATTTTTTGAAGCTAAAAGACGTGAAGGAGAAGCTTGGCAAAGCATTTGAAATCAAAGAACTTGGCTCATTAAAATACTTTCTTGGAATTGAATTTGCAAAGTCTAAGGAAGGCATTTTTATGAACCAACGAAAATACATCCTAGATCTTTTAAAAGAGACAGAATTACTTGGTTGTAAAGCTGCTGAAACACCTATAGAGCCTAACTTAAAATTGAAGCCAGCTGAACCAGAAAATATAATGGACAAAGAGAGATATCAGTAGTTGGTAGGGAGGCTAATACACACCCGGATATAGCCTTTGCTGTGAGCATGGTAAGCCAGTTTATACATTCACCTGGTCAAGAACACATGGATCCTGTCTTTAGGCCCAATttgggtaaacaacttaattaagttacttttgaagaaataacttaaacaataaatgcttatattaaaagtaacttataaataagttattttgtgtttgattttttagttctaaaagtacttattttaagagaaaattgataaaaaaactttttattataagagaagtcattttttttaacttcttcatAAGCACTAAAATAGTtttttagaaagttgcaattttgttttgaaaattgtaccagacattaatactataccttttcataagttaaaagttaaaaaaagtcaCTTATGAACTTATCCAAACGGACCCTTAGAATCCTAAGGTACTTGAAGGGGTCGCCTAGGAAAGGGTACTCTACAAAAAGCATGAACATCTTCAAGTAGAAGCCTATACAGATGCGGATTGGGTTGGGAATGTCGTGTATAGAAGGTCAACATATGGGTATTGTACTTTTGTTGACAAAAACCTGGTTAGTTGGAGGAGTAAAAAACAGTGTTGTGGCACGAAGTAGTGCAGAAACTGAGTTTAGAGGAGTGGCTCATGGAATATGTGAAACACTGGGTAGAGAAAATCCTACAAGAACTAAAAGTTCCCATTTCTCCACCAATAAAGTTGTATTGTGACAATAAATCTACAATTTCTATTTCTCATAATCCAGTGCTGCATGATAGAACTAAACATGTTGAAGTTGACAAGCATTTTATCAGAAAAAAAAGATTGAGAGAGAGAGCAGATTTGCATCTCATATGTTCCAACCACGGAACAATTAGCAAATGTTCTAACTAAAGGACTACTCAAGAAAACTTTTGATAGCATAATAAGCAAGTTGTCAATGAATGATATCTTAAAGCCAGCTTCTAATTACTTTCATCAATCTTTTATGTAAATAGAATTAATTATAAAtcattttcttttttagtttagcttaattttaagaattttataattagaaatctttcttttattttaagctagtatttttctcttttttcttattttttaattatttctatttctgtAATTCCTCTATAAAAATGATGATTTCCTGTACATTTGATAGAATAATACATTCAAAGACTTCAACTCTTCTAATATGTACTCAAATTCATTGGAGACACCCATGGGAGAGGTTTGGTACCTGGATGTCGGGTCCATACCTCATTCAGGGATGATTTAGAAGCCGCCACTTCACCTAGCAGCAAGCTTGTATAGATACTTATTGTGTTAACTACAACATTGAATGGGTGAATACCCGTAGAACTAAAAGAATTATGATACAAAAACAATCTAGGTAAACCAAACAGGTCTACCTTAAAAATACAATCATATCCTGTGGGACGCTGTGAAGTTTAACATGAACATAAGATGTCTTGTACGGTTGTACCTTTCTCTGCATGCTGATTCTTCAACCATCCCATGGATTACTAGTGTCTATTGTCTTCAAATTTCAAATGACTCAATGTTCCTATGGTTTTAAGTTTCCTATGATCAGCTAGCTAGCTAACAAATGAGATTGAAATCTTCTCTGGGGGTCAAATCTTCAAGATCTATCTCTAGCAGAAAAATTAGTGATCTAATTTGCCTACATACACAATGTGAACCCTAGAAGCAGAAAATCCATGCTTTTGTGAAGGGTGTCTATAGCATTATCCACATCTACTTACATGAAAATTGAAGTTGCACGGTTCCTCCACCTGCCTTTTCGCGAGCTAGCTATGCTAGCTATAAGAGTGTGTCCTGCGTTGTATAAAGCATTCGATCCCATAAGTTTCAACCCCAGGCTTTTTGTCAAATATGACAGTCTACTTTCATCCCCTCCCGAAATTTGTTGCAATTGGAGTGCCTGTTCACGAGACATGATTGCGTAGAGCTGCAACGGCAACTTCAAGGGATAGGGATAGCTGTTTAACAGATCCTTGTAATGTTCCTCAGAAGCACCGAAAGTGACTTGCATAAGCCCCATTGATTGCAGACTTTCCGATGAAGGATCAAATATAAAAGCAAATTTACCATACTCCAAATCAGGCCTCTTGAATATATCTAACAGTACATCATTGTTCGGCCCGATATTCTTTACCGTGTACTTTCTAGGATAGTTTTGCCGAACACGGCCTGATTGGTAAATGCGTGAAGCTTCTCTCAACCCACTCAGGAAAGCACCGTGCATTGTGGCTGGGTACTGCCTACTTGTGGCCTCACCAGCAAAGAACAGTCGGTTACCCACATTTTCAGCGAGTATATCATAATCACTACCAGATGATTGCACACTAACATGAGAATATGCACCGCATGATAGTGGGTCGCTGCCCCATCGTGTGCAAATTGACTGTATCGGATTGGGCACAGTGATACCTTTAGATTGATATATACCTGCATAATAGATGCCACACATGAAGCAAAACAGGCAAAGGAATATAACATGATATTAAATAAATAGTTGGATTGATAAAACTCATAATTTGTAAAGGTTACTTGATAGTACAAGTATAACAAGAATTTACACCCAGTATAAGGTGATCCCTACTTTTAtaatcatcgtcatcatcatgaTATATATTCAAAACATAAAGCTAAGAACACATTCAACAGATATATACAATTTTTATAATTGAATTAATACTGGTTTCTTTTCTTGTGTTTTCAGGAGTTCCATACCCGATTTCTTGAATTAAACAGTTAAGTTTCCATGACTATTCCAGTATTGCATTCACTTATGAAGTCATAGTTATACTATTGTTTATTAGTACTTTATTACTCTTTTCTATTTATAAACAGGGGGGCATGTGGAAGGAGCGAACATGTTCGGTAAAGAAAATTTCATATATAATGATGTAATAGAGGCTGTGACTAAGACTACAAAATCTGACTAAACCGTGGCAACATAAATAAATATGTGATCCTTTTTTGGATTACAATATTCCATACCATGAATTAGTAAATGAAACGAAAAAGGCaaagcaaaataaaattaaattaaatatcaaaATTTGGTATATTAAATAACATGATATACTAGCATTTGATTTTTCACAAACAATCAATGAACTAAATCAATACCTCTTAAGACGTTCAAAACCCGATTGAGCAAATCAGATGGATCTGTGGATTCAAAGCTTTGTGCGGCTTCACCAGCCACCAGTGCAAGAAGTGCTGGGCCTCCAGAAACAGTATGGTAACtgtaaaacaagaagaattcaCCACGTTGATGGCTACATTCATTGAGACATCCGAATGTGTCCAGTTCTTCACCCCAGAACACATGAGGAAAAACCATTGCTACTTTGTTCAGCAGCCCAAATCCCAACCTCTCAATTGCTTCTAGCTTTCTGGGAGGTAATTCGGGTTCAAAGCTCACAGTCTTCTTTTTCAGAACCCCAAGAGGCAAAGTGCACAAAACGATATCTCCTTGGAAGACTTGGTCCCCTGCAATAACCTCAATACCGTCATTTCCATATCTGATGGTGCTGACaatcttttcataaaaaatagGAACTCCTTCACATAAGGCTTTTATCAATCTCCAATTGCCTCCAGCAAGAAAGCAATGATCACCACCCATTTCATATGGATCGTCCTGATCCCAATACGCAGCTGAAAGATTCGAAAGACATCCAGCATTTGCGTATTCTAAATTCGCAAGGTGCCAATCAAGCAACTGCTTCTCATCAGGACTTCGAGCCACAGCATACAAAAGCCTGAGTGTCTCCAAGACTGAACCAAGAGATGTATCACTCGCAAACCCACCCATAATTTTCCGCAGCTCCATAACTTTGTCAAGTAACCTATTGAATACGAACTCAACACTTGCATCCATTTTCTTATCAACCGGTTCCCCGTTTGGCTTGTACAAGGGGCAATTATCTCTAACTTTATGAAGCGGTATAGAAAGCTGTCGAGCCAGAACCCCCAAAGGGTTAGCATGAATGCCAGTAATAACACTCCCACCCAGATCTATCGCAGCGAATTTCCCATCGGCCCCCATTTTTTGAGTATAAACCCTGCCACCAGGACGGTTCCTGCCTTCCAAAACCACAACCTTATAACCAAACGACAATAGCTGCCGGGCTGCTGCCAATCCAGCAAGACCAGCACCAATGACAATCACGGTCCCTTCATTTGCCTCCGGAATTTGAGCAGTAAACGCAGGCGAAACCCCAAAAT
The DNA window shown above is from Arachis ipaensis cultivar K30076 chromosome B08, Araip1.1, whole genome shotgun sequence and carries:
- the LOC107613616 gene encoding lysine-specific histone demethylase 1 homolog 2 produces the protein MQTPCLDGSVAKRSLRKKANLRSYDENLMDEIFEEELGSGLKKKSKTKEALEKETETEAMIAFSLGFPIDALLEDEIRAGVVRQLGGKEQNDYIVIRNHILTLWRSNVRVWLTKGHIRETVSSECEHLINSAYDFLLYNGYINFGVSPAFTAQIPEANEGTVIVIGAGLAGLAAARQLLSFGYKVVVLEGRNRPGGRVYTQKMGADGKFAAIDLGGSVITGIHANPLGVLARQLSIPLHKVRDNCPLYKPNGEPVDKKMDASVEFVFNRLLDKVMELRKIMGGFASDTSLGSVLETLRLLYAVARSPDEKQLLDWHLANLEYANAGCLSNLSAAYWDQDDPYEMGGDHCFLAGGNWRLIKALCEGVPIFYEKIVSTIRYGNDGIEVIAGDQVFQGDIVLCTLPLGVLKKKTVSFEPELPPRKLEAIERLGFGLLNKVAMVFPHVFWGEELDTFGCLNECSHQRGEFFLFYSYHTVSGGPALLALVAGEAAQSFESTDPSDLLNRVLNVLRGIYQSKGITVPNPIQSICTRWGSDPLSCGAYSHVSVQSSGSDYDILAENVGNRLFFAGEATSRQYPATMHGAFLSGLREASRIYQSGRVRQNYPRKYTVKNIGPNNDVLLDIFKRPDLEYGKFAFIFDPSSESLQSMGLMQVTFGASEEHYKDLLNSYPYPLKLPLQLYAIMSREQALQLQQISGGDESRLSYLTKSLGLKLMGSNALYNAGHTLIASIASSRKGRWRNRATSIFM